The genomic region ATCTTAACGATCAAATGTTGCGCAGACGAGCCGGAATCAGGCTCTAGAAAGGAGGTATTCCAGCCGCACCTTCCGGTACGGCTACCTTGTTACGACTTAGCCCCAATTACCGGTTTTACCCTAACACGCTCCTTGCGGTTACATGCTTTAGGTACCCCCAGCTTTCATGGCTTGACGGGCGGTGTGTACAAGGCCCGGGAACGTATTCACCGCGTCATTGCTGATACGCGATTACTAGCGAATCCAACTTCACGGGGTCGAGTTGCAGACCCCGATCCGAACTGTGAATGGCTTTTCGAGATTGGCATCATATTGCTATGTAGCTGCCCGCTGTACCATCCATTGTAGCACGTGTGTAGCCCCGGACGTAAGGGCCATGATGACTTGACGTCGTCCCCGCCTTCCTCTCTGCTTGCGCAGGCAGTCTGTTTAGAGTCCCCACCTTAAATGCTGGCAACTAAACATAGGGGTTGCGCTCGTTGCGGGACTTAACCCAACACCTCACGGCACGAGCTGACGACAGCCATGCAGCACCTAGTTTCCTGTCCCGAAGGACGGATGCGTCTCTGCATCCTTCAGTAACTTTCAAGCCCGGGTAAGGTTCCTCGCGTATCATCGAATTAAACCACATGCTCCTCCGCTTGTGCGGGCCCCCGTCAATTCCTTTGAGTTTCACCCTTGCGGGCGTACTCCCCAGGTGGATAACTTAACGCTTTCGCTTGGACGCTTACGGTATATCGCAAACATCGAGTTATCATCGTTTAGGGCGTGGACTACCAGGGTATCTAATCCTGTTCGATCCCCACGCTTTCGTGCATCAGCGTCAATAACGGCTTAGACAGCTGCCTTCGCAATCGGTGTTCTGAGACATATCTATGCATTTCACCGCTACTTGTCTCATTCCGCCGTCTTCAACCGCATTCAAGCACTTCAGTATCAAAGGCACTGCGACAGTTAAGCTGCCGTCTTTCACCCCTGACTTAAAGTGCCGCCTACGCACCCTTTAAACCCAATAAATCCGGATAACGCTCGGATCCTCCGTATTACCGCGGCTGCTGGCACGGAGTTAGCCGATCCTTATTCTTCGAGTACATTCAGCTATCTACACGTAGATAGGTTTATTCCTCGACAAAAGCAGTTTACAACCCATAGGGCAGTCATCCTGCACGCGGCATGGCTGGTTCAGACTTCCGTCCATTGACCAATATTCCTTACTGCTGCCTCCCGTAGGAGTCTGGTCCGTGTCTCAGTACCAGTGTGGGGGATTCTCCTCTCAGAGCCCCTAGACATCGTCGCCTTGGTGAGCCGTTACCTCACCAACTAGCTAATGTCACGCGAGCCCATCCATATCCTATAAATATTTAACTACTTGATGATGCCATCTCGTAGTCTTATGCGGTGTTAATCCGAATTTCTTCGGGCTATCCCCCTGATATGGGTAGGTTGCTCACGCGTTACGCACCCGTGCGCCACTCTCACCAAATGTTAGCAAGCTAACACTTGGATCCCGTTCGACTTGCATGTATTAGGCCTGCCGCTAGCGTTCATCCTGAGCCAGGATCAAACTCTCCATTGTAAAATGAAGTGTAAGATCAAGACTATTTATAATAAATAGAATTGTCTTTATTTAAATATCTGTTTCCCTGGTTCCGATCTGGTTGAATTGATTTATTAAAATCTTCTTGTTCAACTTTCGACTTGCGTCTACTCGCTGCGCTACATGATCATTATTTCTTAAAGAACTTTTCGCTTCCGCATCTCGCTTCCGCTTTTCTTATGTTGTGCGCCTTGTTTCCGTGGCACTCAAGCTTTCAGTTTTGTAAGCTTCGAGCCTTGCGCTCTCAGCCGTTCCCCGTAGTTGGGACTGCAAAGGTAGAAGGTTTTTTTGAATCTCCAAAATTTATTTTAAAATATTTTTTGAAGCTCTTTTTTGAGGTCGAAATCTCTTGCTTTTCAGCAGCGGATATCTCGCTCTTTCCTTCCCGATGTCATGGCCGTTTCGGCCGTCCCTCCCTTGCGGAGTGGTGCAAAGATAGGGACAAATAACCCATACTTCCAAGACCTGCAAACGAATATTTTTAGGCCGATGTCGTAACTCGCTAACAATGTGAACAATAATTTATCTCAGAAATGTTGGGATAGACTTGTCTTGGGCTGTTTTGGGGGCTGCAAGGGGAAAATGACGGGCTTAGGGCAGAAAGAAATGAGGCTTTCTTCGAGAGAAGATGGGGTACGCGTCAGGGAAAACCTAATGCAGACCTCATGCACTCCCCTTTCATAGCCCTCCCCGAGCGGGTTTGATTGGGGTCTGTATTGGGTTTGCATTGGGTTTGAAAGGGCTTTGAGCTATCGAATAGTAGTTAGTACTTAGTACTTAGTAGTTAGTAGTTAGTAGTTAGTAGTTAGTAGTTAGTATTAAGACCTATGGCGTAATATCCGCTACAATACAGGATCCTGATAATCCTTAAATCCTTCCTTTCCTGGTTCAAGACAATAACATACTACCATCCTTTCACCCTTCCTTTCCTGGTTCAAGACAATAACATACTACCCATCCTTTCACCTTTCCTTTCCTGACTCAAGACCAAACAAAAAGCTAGCAAATGAATTTGCCAGCTCTATGAATTATCTTTTAATAATCGTCAATTATTTTCGAAACACCCAATACTTCTGTAAAGTGAAATTAAAGCCTAGGGACACGACGATCTCTACAATCATTTTGGAGAGCAAGAAATGCCAATGCATTAAATCGACGAATATGTGTATTCCTAATGATTTCAGGCCGATGCTTCCAAGAACCACAATGATAAATTTCCAGAGTTGGCTCCCTATCGATTGTGCTCGGCTGTTGAATGACCAGTACCGGTTGATCGTAAAGTTGACAATGGCGCCTAAGCTGCCGCTAATGACATTGGAGAACGGTGCAGTGTACTTCAGGACGGTATAACAGAATGTGTAGATACCAAAGTCAGACAAGCCGCCGATAAAGGCAGACAGCTGAACCTTCAGAAATTCTCTAACTTTTGCTGTCATCCCTTATGATCTTAAGCCTCTTGACCTTCCTTTAATTTTGCTGCTTTTTCCTCAGCATCTTTAATATCTCCAAGATCCAAAAGTTTTTTGGTATCGCCCAGATTAATGAAGAATAAAATAATACAGATTCCTAAAACGCTATAATTGATGGAGCCAGGAACAAATACCTCGAGCGCAAGGACTGCAGAAATAATCACACGAATCTCTGTAGGACCCAAAAGTCCGGCATCGATCGTGTATTTATCAGTGATGCGATATCTCAACTGTGAAATGATCATTGCCCAACCATACAGCGCCACCAACGTAAAGCCAAGATATTTAAAATCGCCCGGCGCATAGAAAACATAGCCCAATCCAATGAATACGGTACTTACCCAATCCATCACAATATCTAGCGCGAATCCGTACCACTTTCTGGATTTATTTCGGTAGAACGCAATTCGACCATCTAAGGAATCGCCGAACCATTGCACGAAGAAACCGACAATACCCAAGAGCAGGTAGTTAATGTGAACATATTCTGCCAATAAGAAGCTGCCCATAATCATCAAAGATCCAAACAAGCCTATTGCCGTTAACCCGTCCGAAGAAATCCAGTTTGGAATCCGCGGCACTAAATAGGTTATCAGTCTTTGTTCCGGATTGGCCAAGATATTTGTGCGTTTTCTATCCTGAAACAACTTTTTGTTGATTTTCTCTTCACTCATCACTTCTATTTTTTATAGCCATTTATGGCTTTTGTACCAATTTAAACTCTCCGTCAGTCCTCTTTCCAAATCATATTGAGGATTAAAACCTAGGTTTTTGACTGCATGACTGATATTACAGCCCCAGTTTTCGGCCGTCAACTCCCCTAACCTCTCCGGATAAAGAACCGGTGTTTTACTAGAATTCTTGTATAGCCTTTGCGATACCTGTGCGACGAACCTAATCAGTGACAACGGCACGTGTATACGAAAAAGGCGCTTTTTTAATGTAGACTTAAAGATATCGGCCATGGCATATCGTGAATAAATGAGGCCATCGGAGATATTGTAAAATTGTAAAGCGTTTTGCTTCACCACACATCCTTGCAACAGAACGTCGCAAAGGTCTTTCACATAAATGAAACTCAATTTCTGCGGGTTTCGCCCGATATATGGGTCGAGCCCCTTATTCATGGTATCAAACAATATGAAAATATCCTTTTCACGAGGGCCGTATACTGCTGTTGGTCTAAATACAGAAACCGGTTTATCCGCAAACTTCTCGCGAATCATTAATTCCGATGCGCGCTTGCTGCGCCCATAAACTGTAACAGGACGATAAGGGAAAGATTCGTCGATTAGTTTCTCACTATTGAAAGCAATTGGTCCGACCGCCGCCAAGCTGCTCACATACACGACACGTTCCAATGGGATTTGTGCCGTTGTAGCCGCATGGAGGATAGCTTCGGTGTAATCGACGTTCACCTTGTTCATTTGTTTCTCATCTTTCGCCTTGGTCATTGCCGCGGCATGGATGATATAGTGGTATTGTTCCTCTTCAAATAAATGTTTAAGATTTTCGACATCCCCCAGATTTGGGTAGACGAATTTATCGACAAAAGGCGCTATTTGGTCTGTTACACTACTCGATCTTACTGCAGCATGCACCTCCAGTCCCAAGTTTTGGGCAGCCTCTACCAAGTGAGAACCTACAAATCCGCTCGCACCAGTAATGAAGATTTTCTTTTTCATATTGCTTTTTCGTACAGACGATACCGTTTGTAGAAATCTGCATTGATTTGCTCAATAGCGTGATTCATCATGTAATTGTGATCCAACATCCAAGAACATTCTGCCTCTACAATACCCGAGGGCATCGCATTTTTGATGATACGACCGTATAAACAGGCTTCAATACCTAGCTTACGGTAATTATCCAGAACTCCCAGCATGAGTACTCTAAGCGATTTGATATTCTTTTTACCGAACAGTAATTTGAATATACCGGTAGGAAGCAACCTACCGCGCTTAATATTGATCAATATTTCGTTGATATTAGGCACTCCTAGTGCAAAGCCGACGATCTCATCGCCCTTTTGAGCAAGGATACAATACTTCGGATCGACGATCATTTTTAGGTCCTTCGCTACGTAGAAAAACTCATCATCAGTCATGGGTACAAAACCCAGGTTCTTATCCCAAGCTTTATTGTAAACCACCTTGATACGTTCCGCTTCGTTCTTAAAATCTTTCAGATTAATTTGGCGAAGGATAATGCCTGAGCGCTCCAAACGAGCTTCGAGCTTATCCAAAAGTAACACCGAGCGGTGGCTAGCGCCAGCTTTATTGACAAGATAGGCCCGAAGGTCTTCTTTCTTTTCAAAGCCCGCATTCGTTATCAGATCGATGTAATAAGGGAAATTATATGGCATCATGGCCATTGGAGGTCGGTCGAAACCTTCAACCAACAGACCACAAGTATCGTTTGTCGACAAATTAATAGGCCCCACAATGTTGGTGGCGCCCTTTGCTTTTACCCATGCAGTTGCCGTTTCGAGCAATTTATTGGCAACTTCTTGATCGTTGATGGCATCAAAAAAACCGAATTGCCCTTCATTAACATGGTTAAATTTATTGTGATTGACATTGTAGATCGCCAGCACACGCCCCACAATTTTGCCATCTTGATATGCTAAAAAGGGTTGTGCCTGTGAATGCTTGTAGAAAGGATGTTTCTTTGGATTAAGCATATCATCCTGCCCTAAGAACAACTCAGGAACGTAGTTTGGGTCTCCCTCATAGAGGTCGTGCGGGAAATCGATGAAACTCGCACGCTGACGCTTCGTTTCTACAGGAACAATCGTAATCACAGGTTTAATGCTTTATTATCCAATAAAAGTTTCAACTTCCAGCGCCTTGAATACCTTCGCTAATTTCTCTACGGCTTCATCGATCTGATCGAAAGTATGAGTGGCCATCAAGGAGAAGCGAATTAACGATTCTTCCGCTGGAACTGCAGGAGCAACGACTGGGTTAACAAATACGCCGTCGTCTTGCAACATCTTGGTAACAATATAAGTTTTTTCGTTGTTTCTAACAAAAACTGGTAAGATCGGACTTTCAGTTGCACCTAAGTCAAAACCGCTGTCTAATAATAGTTTTTTAGCGTAGTTGGTGTTAGCCCACAGTTTCTCGATATGTTCAGGTTCAGTTTGAATAATTTCCAAAGCTTTCAAAGTAGACGCTACTGAAGCAGGAGTCATACTTGCACTGAACATCAAAGAGCGAGCTCTATGTTTCAAGTACTCGATGGTATCCTTATCTGCGGCAACAAATCCACCTAACGAAGCTAAGGATTTACTGAATGTTCCCATGATGAGGTCAACATCTTCAGTAAGGCCGAAATGAGAGGCAGTACCTGCACCCTTTTCGCCAATTACTCCCAAACTATGTGCATCATCACACAATATCGCTGCGTCGAATTCGTTAGCTACTTGAACAAGTTCAGGTAATTTAACGATGTCACCTTCCATACTGAAGATACCGTCTGTTGCGATCAACTTAAAGCTTTCTTCCGGAAGACGTGACATCTTATCACGAAGATCGTCGATATTATTATGTGCGTATTTAATTACTTTAGAGAAAGACAAACGGCTACCATCAATAATCGATGCATGGTCGCGTTCGTCCAAAAGAATATAGTCATTACGGCCAGTCAGGCATGATAATGGGCCTAAGTTCGATTGAAATCCGGTACTGAAAAGAATTGCAGCATCTTTACCAACGTAATCTGCTAATTTTTCTTCCAGTTCCACGTGGATATCTAGGGTACCATTAAGAAATCTAGAGCCAGCACATCCCGTACCGTATTTCGCAAGAGCATCCTGCGAAGCTTGAATGATACGTGGATCAGTCGTTAAACCTAGGTAGGAATTTGATCCAAACATTAACACTCTTTGGCCATCAATAATAACCTCAGTGTCCTGCTTAGATTGTATAGGTCTAAAATAAGCGTATAAGTTTTTGGATTTAATATCCCCTAGTTCGCCATTTAAAAACCGTGCGGTTCTTTCGTTTAATTTTCCCTTGCTCATTCGTCAGGTATCTATATTCTCAATAATATTTACTTTTTGAACTTTTAACAAAAAACGTCAAAAATCCCACAAAGGTACAAAACTACGCCTAACTACAAATAATATAAGTGTAACTTTTACCTTTTGATACAAAAAATCGTCGCAAACATACAAAACTTAAACCTCAATTTAGTTTTAATTTGACATATAAATATCATAAAATTAAATTAATATTAACAGATTGTTTAGTATTAAAACAACGATTGTTTTGCTAATTTTCCTAAATTATTACCTTTGTGCTTCAAACGAAACGGACAAAATGGCAATTTCATCAACAGTTAATATAAAAAACAAACGCGCATCCTTCGAATTCCACTTGTTGGATCGCTATGTCGCAGGCATTGCTTTATTGGGAACTGAGATTAAGTCCATCCGTCAAGGTAAAGCCAATATTAACGATAGTTTTTGCGCATTTTTCGAAGACGGGCTTTACATTCGTAACATGCACATTGCAGAATACTCGTTCGGATCTTTTTACAATCACGAAGCTAAACGCGATAGGAAACTTCTATTAACGAAGAAAGAGCTTAAAAAGCTCCGCGAAAAGGGCGAGGAAAAAGGATTTACAATTGTTCCTCTTCGCATTTTCGTCAATGAACGCGGTTATGCTAAGATTGAAATTGCACTAGCACAGGGTAAGAAAGATTTCGACAAACGCGATAGCATTAAAGAACGTGAGTCTAAAAGAGAGCTTGACCGCGCTATGAAACGATAGTTTCTGCACGCCGCTGATAGTTTCCTGGAGTCATATTTTCTCGCTTGCGGAATATGCGTACAAAGTAGTTGACGTCGGAAAATCCGCAGGCATAACACACCTCTTTTACGGAGAGTTTTGTTCGTAGAAGCTCCTTTGCTTTGTTCAAGCGCTCCTGAATCACCATCTCCATAGGCGTAATTCCCACCTCTTCCTTGAACACGCGAAATAAACTCGCCTTGCTCATATTCACATGCTTGCTCAGTTGATCAACAGTTAGCTTATCGTTGATATTTGAGGTGATAAAGTTTCGTATATGTGCAAGCAAGCCACTCCCCTGTGTTTTTGTGGAAGTCGCGACGGTCGATAGCTTCTGTTGTTGAATGATACGCACTAAAAGCTCCTTAAACAGCATATCGGATAACACATCCTTTAAAGGGTCTGTGCTTATCATCGTGCTAAACAAGCGATCCGTTAGCGAGGCAATCTCGCTTGTATTGGCGAAATGCACATTCTCCCAAGAAAGATTCCATGGTATATTCTTATTCTCTTTCGGATAGCTTTCGTTTAGATAATTCAGTGTTTGCTCTATCTTATCAGCTGAGACGACTAAAGCAGTGCATTGTGTAGGGTCTTGAAGGGCAGCTTCTGGAAAGTCGATCTCCATCGGCTTCGCTGCTGGTAATACAATCGTTTCGCCCGGAAAATAATCGAATGCAGGCATGTCGTTCACATGCATGACTTTCTTGCCCTTCAGCATATTAATAATGACCATATCACTGAATTGCAATGGCACAAGACTGCTCGCTTGATAAGTTTCGTAGATGTTCAATTCGAAATTATCAAGAGTAAAAGCTCGTCTGTTTTCAACCAATGTACTCAACTCCTTTTCTTTGGAAAAGGGGAGAGCACGAATTAGATTTTTTCCGCTCATATCACACACATTTTATAATTGGTTGCTTACCAAATATATAAAATCTATTCATATTCTAAAACCATAACTTGCTGATTATGTATAATAATAGGCGGATATGAATAATAATACGGCTTGATAGAATAATGCTATTGTCTGCGAGGATAATGCTATTGTCAAAATTTCGATCCCCTTAAATTTGAAATAATTCAAAACGTAAACTTGATAAAACGATAATATGAGCGCACTAGCAAGACCATCGTTCAAAGAACGATATGACAATTACATTAACGGAAAATTTGAAGCACCTTCGCAAGGAAAGTATTTTGATAACATCTCTCCATTAGACGGCAAGCCGTTTACACAGGTTGCCCATTCAACAAAAGAAGACATCGATAAAGCAGTTGCTGCGGCCAAAAAAGCATTTGAAACCTGGGGTAAAACCTCAGCGACAGAGCGCAGCATCATCTTGAATAAGATTGCTGATCGTATTGAAGAAAATTTGGAAAAGATAGCGATCGTTGAGACGATCGACAACGGGAAAGCAGTTCGTGAGACGCTGAATGCGGATATCCCATTAGCAATTGATCATTTCCGCTATTTTGCGGGTGTTATCCGTGCGGAAGAGGGTTCATTATCCGAATTGGACGCAAACACTGTATCGCTGATAGTGAACGAGCCGATAGGCGTTGTTGCACAGATTATCCCGTGGAACTTCCCGATATTGATGGCCGTTTGGAAACTGGCCCCAGCATTAGCAGCTGGCTGTACGGTAGTTCTTAAACCAGCAGAAAGCACCCCTACGTCTATCCTTGTTTTAATGGAACTAATTGGCGACCTCATCCCGGCCGGTGTGATTAACATTGTGAATGGATTTGGCTCAGAGTTAGGTCGCCATTTAGTGACACATCCAGACGTCAACAAAGCAGCATTTACAGGATCTACCGCAACGGGACGTCTTGTGATGCAATATGCGACGGAGAATATTATCCCTGTAACCTTAGAGTTGGGTGGTAAATCGCCAAATATCTTCT from Sphingobacterium sp. BN32 harbors:
- a CDS encoding GtrA family protein, whose protein sequence is MTAKVREFLKVQLSAFIGGLSDFGIYTFCYTVLKYTAPFSNVISGSLGAIVNFTINRYWSFNSRAQSIGSQLWKFIIVVLGSIGLKSLGIHIFVDLMHWHFLLSKMIVEIVVSLGFNFTLQKYWVFRK
- a CDS encoding CDP-alcohol phosphatidyltransferase family protein codes for the protein MSEEKINKKLFQDRKRTNILANPEQRLITYLVPRIPNWISSDGLTAIGLFGSLMIMGSFLLAEYVHINYLLLGIVGFFVQWFGDSLDGRIAFYRNKSRKWYGFALDIVMDWVSTVFIGLGYVFYAPGDFKYLGFTLVALYGWAMIISQLRYRITDKYTIDAGLLGPTEIRVIISAVLALEVFVPGSINYSVLGICIILFFINLGDTKKLLDLGDIKDAEEKAAKLKEGQEA
- a CDS encoding NAD(P)-dependent oxidoreductase, with translation MKKKIFITGASGFVGSHLVEAAQNLGLEVHAAVRSSSVTDQIAPFVDKFVYPNLGDVENLKHLFEEEQYHYIIHAAAMTKAKDEKQMNKVNVDYTEAILHAATTAQIPLERVVYVSSLAAVGPIAFNSEKLIDESFPYRPVTVYGRSKRASELMIREKFADKPVSVFRPTAVYGPREKDIFILFDTMNKGLDPYIGRNPQKLSFIYVKDLCDVLLQGCVVKQNALQFYNISDGLIYSRYAMADIFKSTLKKRLFRIHVPLSLIRFVAQVSQRLYKNSSKTPVLYPERLGELTAENWGCNISHAVKNLGFNPQYDLERGLTESLNWYKSHKWL
- a CDS encoding pyridoxal phosphate-dependent aminotransferase family protein, which gives rise to MSKGKLNERTARFLNGELGDIKSKNLYAYFRPIQSKQDTEVIIDGQRVLMFGSNSYLGLTTDPRIIQASQDALAKYGTGCAGSRFLNGTLDIHVELEEKLADYVGKDAAILFSTGFQSNLGPLSCLTGRNDYILLDERDHASIIDGSRLSFSKVIKYAHNNIDDLRDKMSRLPEESFKLIATDGIFSMEGDIVKLPELVQVANEFDAAILCDDAHSLGVIGEKGAGTASHFGLTEDVDLIMGTFSKSLASLGGFVAADKDTIEYLKHRARSLMFSASMTPASVASTLKALEIIQTEPEHIEKLWANTNYAKKLLLDSGFDLGATESPILPVFVRNNEKTYIVTKMLQDDGVFVNPVVAPAVPAEESLIRFSLMATHTFDQIDEAVEKLAKVFKALEVETFIG
- the smpB gene encoding SsrA-binding protein SmpB — its product is MAISSTVNIKNKRASFEFHLLDRYVAGIALLGTEIKSIRQGKANINDSFCAFFEDGLYIRNMHIAEYSFGSFYNHEAKRDRKLLLTKKELKKLREKGEEKGFTIVPLRIFVNERGYAKIEIALAQGKKDFDKRDSIKERESKRELDRAMKR
- a CDS encoding helix-turn-helix domain-containing protein, translated to MSGKNLIRALPFSKEKELSTLVENRRAFTLDNFELNIYETYQASSLVPLQFSDMVIINMLKGKKVMHVNDMPAFDYFPGETIVLPAAKPMEIDFPEAALQDPTQCTALVVSADKIEQTLNYLNESYPKENKNIPWNLSWENVHFANTSEIASLTDRLFSTMISTDPLKDVLSDMLFKELLVRIIQQQKLSTVATSTKTQGSGLLAHIRNFITSNINDKLTVDQLSKHVNMSKASLFRVFKEEVGITPMEMVIQERLNKAKELLRTKLSVKEVCYACGFSDVNYFVRIFRKRENMTPGNYQRRAETIVS
- a CDS encoding aldehyde dehydrogenase family protein, translating into MSALARPSFKERYDNYINGKFEAPSQGKYFDNISPLDGKPFTQVAHSTKEDIDKAVAAAKKAFETWGKTSATERSIILNKIADRIEENLEKIAIVETIDNGKAVRETLNADIPLAIDHFRYFAGVIRAEEGSLSELDANTVSLIVNEPIGVVAQIIPWNFPILMAVWKLAPALAAGCTVVLKPAESTPTSILVLMELIGDLIPAGVINIVNGFGSELGRHLVTHPDVNKAAFTGSTATGRLVMQYATENIIPVTLELGGKSPNIFFSSVMDEDDSYLDKAIEGAVLFALNQGEICTCPSRLLIQEDIYDKFIERVVERVNQIKVGDPLDPTVMMGAQASKIQKDKIMSYIKLGKEEGAEVLTGGDENNLGEGLEEGYYIKPTLFKGHNKMRIFQEEIFGPVLAVTTFKDVDEAIAIANDTIYGLGAGVWTRDAHELYQVPRAIQAGRVWVNQYHSYPAGAPFGGYKQSGIGRENHKMMLAHYRQAKNMLISYSKEKLGFF